In Stieleria varia, one genomic interval encodes:
- a CDS encoding efflux RND transporter permease subunit, translating to MLDAIIKLSLRYRMLVVFVSLFVLIYGSYLAAQMSIDVFPDLDRPRVVIITEAPGLATEEVETLVTQPIEIALMGASGVQAVRSQSTAGLNVIYIEFDWSTEIRAARQTVQERLSTLEGNLPDGVRPQMTPPSSIMGQIIVAGIYRQNGPGGGRLSQVGNTEMMAEMVVGQDGDFQIGVWLPGDRHDFSTWTKIQPTETQWQADTTITQSQGNPVGKAVIQIDGKSYDANFFTVEKQQLELRTVADWIIRPRLLKVTGVAEVFMLGGDRKQYQILIDPTALLEYGVTVQDVERALRASNINTSGGFAVTGETERPIRVLGRLGPASRVVIEDLKKVPVGNHTKRAVLLQQVARVTEGPQFKRGDGSVNGRPGIVFTTVKQPHVDTRELSDAVADAFAEVEASLPADIIVNSELFRLRNFIDRGIFNVAEALVIGAVLVIIVLFLFLLNFRTTFITLTAIPLSLVLTTLTFRIMGWISGTELSINVMTLGGIAVAMGELVDDAIVDVENIFRRLKQNNSLPVDQRSSAIAITFEASKEIRSSIVFGTAVVILSFMPLFALSGVEGRLFTPLGIAYIVSILSSFVVSMTVTPVLSFYLLPNSRATHHTGDGFLLHGLKKSVTYLIRLSMAMPRTLLILTWLAVAVAAWQMSSLGRNFLPPFDEGSVQVNVTLPPGSSLDASNQVSKAIDAVFLSMQKNDENPDGEILHFVRRTGRAEMDEHASPVNFGEYILSMNPESPTEREQLLAQLRERISNEAPGVDIEVEQPLAHLISHMISGVYAQIAIKVHGDDLDTLQRVAEQVEMAIQDVPGITPPVVEPIQETAELHIELRADDLALYGLTREYVADVLQTALQGEVVSQVLEGQRRFDLLVRLEEEYRTDYANLDRLRIDLPDRNDQPDRGQIELREVADVGVGTGPNSILRENARRRIVIRCNTEGRDLGGAVGDIKQRITDRVELPVGYFIEFGGQFESQQRATQLIVVLAGVSVVGMFVVLLVLFPSIRIVLQILNALPTAFIGGVMALVVTQQSLTVASLVGFISLGGIAVRNGILLVTHYFHLMKEEGEDFTQEMVLRGSLERLAPVLMTALTAGIGLIPLVLGGQEPGREVLYPVATVILGGLTTSTFCEFLIHPGLFWQFSGKDAARLAKLETVEDEFGMN from the coding sequence ATGCTCGACGCAATCATCAAGCTCTCGCTTCGCTACCGGATGCTGGTCGTCTTTGTCAGCCTGTTTGTGCTGATCTACGGATCGTACTTGGCGGCTCAAATGTCGATTGATGTCTTCCCTGACCTTGATCGACCACGTGTCGTCATCATCACGGAGGCTCCTGGACTGGCGACGGAAGAGGTCGAAACACTGGTGACCCAGCCGATCGAAATCGCCTTGATGGGGGCCAGCGGGGTGCAAGCCGTTCGCAGTCAATCGACCGCCGGATTGAATGTCATCTACATCGAGTTCGATTGGTCAACTGAAATCCGTGCGGCCCGACAAACCGTGCAAGAAAGGTTGTCGACGCTGGAGGGCAACTTGCCTGACGGGGTTCGCCCACAGATGACGCCCCCCTCGTCGATCATGGGTCAGATCATCGTCGCGGGTATCTATCGCCAAAACGGTCCCGGCGGAGGCAGGCTGTCGCAAGTCGGCAATACAGAAATGATGGCCGAGATGGTCGTCGGCCAAGACGGAGACTTTCAAATCGGTGTGTGGTTGCCGGGTGATCGCCATGATTTTTCAACATGGACGAAGATACAACCAACGGAGACTCAGTGGCAGGCGGACACCACCATCACTCAATCGCAGGGCAACCCGGTTGGTAAGGCGGTCATTCAAATTGACGGCAAGTCCTACGATGCAAATTTCTTCACTGTCGAAAAACAGCAGCTCGAACTGCGCACCGTTGCCGATTGGATCATTCGCCCACGATTGCTAAAAGTGACTGGCGTTGCGGAAGTGTTTATGCTCGGCGGTGATCGCAAGCAGTATCAAATCTTGATTGATCCGACCGCCCTGCTTGAATACGGAGTCACCGTCCAAGACGTCGAACGAGCGTTGCGGGCAAGCAACATCAATACAAGCGGCGGATTTGCCGTCACCGGGGAAACCGAACGACCGATTCGCGTTCTTGGTCGCCTTGGACCGGCATCGCGAGTCGTGATTGAGGATCTGAAAAAGGTTCCCGTTGGCAATCACACCAAACGCGCGGTCCTGTTGCAGCAAGTCGCACGCGTGACCGAAGGTCCTCAATTCAAACGTGGTGACGGCAGTGTCAACGGCCGACCAGGGATTGTGTTCACGACGGTCAAGCAACCGCATGTTGACACTCGCGAACTGAGCGATGCGGTCGCGGATGCGTTTGCTGAGGTGGAAGCCTCGCTGCCGGCGGACATCATCGTCAATTCAGAACTGTTTCGTTTGCGAAACTTCATCGACCGCGGCATTTTCAACGTTGCCGAAGCGTTAGTGATCGGTGCGGTGCTGGTCATCATCGTCCTGTTTCTGTTCCTGTTGAATTTTCGCACCACGTTCATCACGCTGACTGCGATCCCATTGTCGCTCGTGCTGACGACACTCACCTTTCGCATCATGGGTTGGATCAGCGGTACCGAGCTGTCCATCAACGTCATGACGCTGGGGGGAATCGCCGTCGCCATGGGGGAGCTCGTTGATGACGCAATCGTGGATGTCGAAAACATCTTTCGACGTCTGAAACAGAACAATTCGTTGCCGGTCGATCAACGTAGTTCAGCCATCGCCATCACTTTTGAGGCGAGCAAGGAAATTCGCAGCTCCATCGTATTTGGTACCGCGGTCGTCATTTTATCCTTCATGCCGTTGTTCGCATTGTCAGGCGTGGAAGGTCGATTGTTCACGCCACTGGGCATTGCTTACATCGTGTCCATCCTCTCGTCGTTCGTCGTCTCGATGACCGTGACCCCGGTACTTTCCTTTTACCTGCTGCCGAACTCGCGGGCAACTCACCACACAGGCGACGGATTCTTGCTGCATGGATTGAAGAAAAGCGTGACCTACCTGATTCGACTCAGTATGGCGATGCCGCGAACGCTACTGATCTTGACTTGGCTAGCAGTTGCTGTCGCGGCATGGCAGATGTCATCGTTGGGCAGGAATTTCTTGCCACCCTTCGACGAGGGGAGCGTTCAAGTCAACGTCACGCTGCCTCCTGGTTCATCACTCGATGCATCCAATCAGGTGTCAAAGGCGATCGATGCGGTATTTCTGTCGATGCAAAAAAACGATGAGAACCCTGATGGCGAAATATTGCACTTTGTTCGGCGAACCGGGCGTGCAGAGATGGACGAACACGCATCGCCGGTCAACTTCGGCGAATACATTCTGAGCATGAATCCGGAATCGCCCACCGAACGAGAACAGCTCCTTGCACAGTTGCGAGAACGGATCAGCAATGAAGCTCCCGGCGTAGACATCGAAGTCGAGCAACCGCTTGCCCACTTGATCAGCCACATGATCTCGGGCGTTTATGCTCAGATCGCGATCAAAGTCCACGGTGACGATTTAGACACGCTGCAGCGAGTGGCCGAGCAAGTCGAGATGGCGATTCAAGACGTTCCCGGGATCACGCCCCCGGTGGTCGAGCCGATTCAAGAGACCGCGGAACTGCACATCGAACTTCGAGCAGACGACTTGGCTTTGTATGGTTTGACACGCGAGTATGTTGCCGACGTTTTGCAAACCGCACTGCAAGGCGAGGTCGTTTCACAAGTCCTCGAAGGGCAACGCCGATTCGATCTGCTGGTGCGACTAGAAGAAGAGTACCGCACCGACTATGCCAATCTCGATCGGCTACGCATCGACCTGCCCGATCGCAACGACCAACCTGATCGTGGGCAAATAGAGCTTCGCGAGGTAGCGGACGTGGGCGTCGGTACCGGGCCGAATTCCATTCTGCGTGAGAACGCGCGACGTCGCATCGTGATTCGCTGCAACACCGAAGGCCGAGACTTAGGCGGCGCAGTGGGAGATATCAAACAACGGATCACCGATCGAGTCGAATTGCCGGTGGGGTATTTTATCGAATTCGGAGGACAGTTCGAAAGCCAACAGCGGGCAACACAACTCATTGTCGTGCTGGCGGGCGTATCGGTGGTGGGAATGTTCGTGGTCTTGTTGGTCTTGTTCCCGTCGATCCGTATCGTCCTGCAAATCCTCAACGCATTGCCCACCGCATTCATCGGTGGCGTGATGGCACTCGTCGTCACACAACAGAGCCTGACCGTTGCCAGCCTTGTCGGATTCATTTCGCTCGGTGGCATCGCGGTGCGTAATGGAATTCTGCTGGTCACGCACTATTTTCATCTCATGAAAGAGGAAGGCGAAGACTTCACTCAAGAGATGGTGTTGCGTGGCAGCCTCGAACGACTCGCACCCGTTTTGATGACCGCCCTGACCGCCGGCATCGGATTGATCCCGCTCGTGTTGGGCGGGCAAGAGCCAGGTCGAGAGGTTCTGTATCCCGTTGCAACGGTCATTCTTGGCGGATTGACCACATCGACGTTTTGTGAATTTCTGATTCACCCAGGACTGTTCTGGCAGTTCAGTGGCAAGGACGCGGCTCGACTCGCGAAACTCGAAACCGTGGAGGACGAATTTGGAATGAATTAA